From a single Chloroflexota bacterium genomic region:
- a CDS encoding AAA family ATPase, producing MKCPNCAHDNPAESKFCENCGNVLERTCPNCGKPVAWDAKFCRACGFNLVNTPPGRLTDLPQSAPKTLPEKDRAPSAPMAGERKLVTVLFTDIVGSTALAEQLDPEDWGEIVTGAHQRVSAAVYRYEGTIAQLLGDGVLAFFGAPITHEDDPERAVNAAVDILQRITEYETELRVASRKRVERFQMRVGLNTGLVVVGNIGSDMHVEYLAVGDTVNLAARMQSAADPGTILLAPNTARAVKHAFDLESPGAIQVKGKSEPVAAFRVRARKAVAESARGIAGLDAPLIGRDREMQLLHTRLAEVRAGHGHIVAIMGEAGLGKSRLMAEVRKLEVRNWKLEVGGNPTSNLQWLEGRSLSFETNTPYAPFIDLFHKAFDLHGDENIADAYTKIKTRAGDGAPFLATMLRIQPSDEDGERVRYLEPPQLRAAIFQAIGTWVEQTARATPLVLLFEDLHWADATSLDLIEQILPLTERVPLLLIAAFRPQRQEPSWRFHELASRDYAHRYTPITLEPLDENDSRALVASLLHIEDLPEKVRALILKKAEGNPFFVEEVIRSLLDAKLVVRDNGHWRATREIENIAIPDTLAGVIGARLDRLDETSKQTAQTAAVIGREFPFAILSNVADAPQSLDGALANLQRRELVREKSRAPDFVYLFKHALTQETAYASMLLSKRRALHHRVGDCLERLDKERVYDLARHFSEAQEPARALPYLIEAGSRAAREYSTPEAIGYFSRAVEIAHTQNDVPHARRAYEGLGNALLLIGDVPRTLQNHQAMLAFAEAHHDAPMQVSALNKLAMTQLLIGDFANVETNLRESEKIARAANDRAGLSELFTVRCGICTGTGDFDNAIKYLGESVAVGRELNVKEQMAFGMTHTANTLMFITNFDDAWQKAQEAMQICEEIGDRQHQAELLAGVYAFVHIRNGELDQAREYGQRGVAIGQRIGAAMALADGNYMLGTIARLRGEYENAIHHFEQSTNAGKIAFPGMDLLGLGALGSTWLDISPVFADKAIELHSQVLQMASNPMIASMCATAWTDMGFCALTVGNLDRATEMFQKGLNYPTTMGLMVKANLLLGSAYVALAREQFADAAQLIADAREYASARAMQHLYPEITLADARVSVARGDIPYALEQFTQATELARAMQMRPARLRAHLGAAHALDALKRVEEANAQRQAARALRDEIAALIRDDTLRAKYVEHASTQM from the coding sequence ATGAAATGTCCTAATTGCGCGCATGACAACCCAGCCGAATCGAAATTCTGCGAGAACTGCGGCAACGTGCTTGAACGCACCTGCCCAAATTGCGGTAAACCGGTCGCGTGGGATGCGAAATTCTGTCGCGCGTGTGGATTCAACCTTGTCAACACCCCTCCCGGTCGTTTGACCGATCTCCCACAATCCGCGCCGAAAACTCTCCCCGAAAAAGATCGCGCGCCGAGCGCGCCCATGGCTGGCGAACGCAAACTGGTCACGGTTCTCTTTACCGACATCGTCGGCTCGACCGCGCTCGCGGAACAACTCGATCCCGAAGACTGGGGTGAGATCGTCACCGGCGCGCATCAACGCGTGAGCGCGGCGGTGTACCGCTACGAGGGCACGATCGCGCAACTGCTCGGCGACGGCGTGCTCGCGTTTTTCGGCGCGCCAATCACGCACGAGGACGATCCCGAACGCGCGGTCAACGCGGCGGTAGACATTTTGCAACGGATCACCGAATACGAAACCGAACTGCGCGTCGCCTCGCGCAAACGCGTCGAGCGATTTCAAATGCGCGTCGGCTTGAATACCGGACTCGTCGTCGTCGGCAACATCGGCAGCGACATGCACGTCGAGTACCTCGCGGTCGGCGACACGGTGAATCTTGCGGCGCGCATGCAGAGCGCGGCAGACCCTGGGACGATTTTGCTCGCGCCGAATACCGCGCGCGCGGTTAAGCACGCGTTCGACCTCGAATCGCCGGGCGCGATTCAGGTGAAAGGCAAGAGCGAACCGGTCGCCGCGTTTCGCGTCCGCGCGCGCAAAGCCGTCGCCGAATCCGCACGCGGCATCGCCGGACTCGACGCGCCGCTCATCGGACGCGACCGCGAGATGCAACTCTTGCACACGCGCCTCGCAGAAGTACGAGCCGGGCACGGACACATCGTCGCGATCATGGGCGAAGCCGGTCTCGGCAAATCGCGGTTGATGGCGGAAGTGCGGAAATTGGAAGTTAGAAATTGGAAATTAGAAGTTGGAGGGAATCCAACCTCCAACCTCCAATGGCTCGAGGGTCGCTCGTTGTCGTTTGAAACAAACACGCCGTACGCGCCGTTCATTGATCTGTTCCACAAGGCGTTCGACCTCCACGGCGACGAGAATATCGCGGACGCGTACACGAAAATCAAAACGCGCGCGGGCGACGGCGCGCCGTTCCTCGCAACGATGCTGCGTATCCAGCCGAGTGACGAGGACGGCGAGCGCGTGCGTTACCTCGAACCGCCGCAACTACGCGCCGCGATTTTCCAAGCGATTGGAACCTGGGTCGAACAAACCGCGCGCGCGACTCCGCTCGTCCTCCTGTTCGAAGATTTGCACTGGGCGGACGCGACCTCGCTCGATTTGATCGAACAGATTTTGCCGCTCACCGAACGCGTTCCACTTTTACTCATCGCCGCGTTTCGTCCGCAACGGCAAGAACCCTCGTGGCGTTTCCACGAACTCGCGTCGCGCGATTACGCGCATCGGTACACGCCGATCACGCTCGAACCGCTCGACGAGAACGATTCACGCGCGCTCGTCGCGAGTCTCTTGCATATCGAGGACTTGCCGGAAAAGGTGCGCGCGCTGATTCTGAAAAAAGCCGAAGGCAATCCGTTCTTCGTCGAAGAAGTGATTCGCTCGCTGCTCGACGCGAAACTCGTCGTGCGCGATAACGGACATTGGCGCGCGACGCGCGAAATCGAAAACATCGCGATCCCCGACACGCTTGCCGGCGTCATCGGCGCGCGGCTCGACCGGCTCGACGAGACGTCGAAGCAGACGGCGCAAACTGCGGCGGTCATCGGACGCGAGTTTCCGTTCGCGATTCTGTCCAACGTCGCCGACGCGCCGCAATCCCTCGACGGCGCACTGGCAAACCTGCAACGCCGTGAACTCGTCCGCGAAAAATCGCGCGCGCCGGATTTCGTCTATCTGTTCAAACACGCGCTCACGCAAGAAACCGCGTACGCCTCGATGCTTTTGAGCAAACGCCGCGCGTTGCATCATCGCGTCGGCGATTGTTTAGAGCGATTAGACAAGGAACGCGTTTACGATCTCGCGCGGCATTTCAGCGAGGCGCAAGAACCGGCGCGCGCGTTGCCGTACTTGATCGAGGCGGGAAGCCGCGCCGCGCGAGAGTACTCGACGCCGGAAGCGATCGGCTACTTTTCGCGCGCGGTCGAAATCGCGCATACCCAAAATGATGTCCCGCACGCGCGGCGCGCCTACGAAGGACTGGGCAACGCCCTTTTGCTCATCGGCGATGTGCCGCGCACGCTCCAGAATCATCAAGCCATGCTCGCGTTTGCCGAAGCGCACCATGACGCGCCGATGCAAGTTTCCGCGCTGAACAAACTCGCGATGACCCAGTTGCTCATCGGCGATTTCGCTAACGTCGAAACCAATCTGCGTGAATCGGAGAAAATCGCGCGCGCGGCAAACGACCGCGCGGGACTGTCGGAACTTTTCACCGTGCGTTGCGGCATCTGCACCGGCACCGGCGATTTCGACAACGCGATCAAATATCTCGGCGAATCCGTCGCAGTGGGACGCGAACTGAATGTGAAAGAACAAATGGCGTTCGGCATGACCCACACGGCGAACACGCTGATGTTCATTACCAACTTCGACGACGCGTGGCAAAAAGCGCAAGAGGCGATGCAAATCTGCGAAGAGATCGGCGACCGGCAACATCAAGCCGAACTGCTCGCCGGCGTGTACGCCTTTGTTCACATTCGCAATGGCGAACTGGACCAGGCGCGCGAGTACGGTCAACGGGGAGTTGCCATTGGTCAACGCATCGGCGCGGCGATGGCATTGGCGGACGGCAATTATATGCTTGGCACGATTGCGCGCTTGCGCGGCGAATATGAAAACGCGATCCATCATTTCGAACAATCCACCAATGCCGGCAAGATCGCATTTCCCGGCATGGATCTTTTGGGACTCGGCGCACTCGGCTCAACCTGGCTCGACATCAGCCCGGTTTTTGCGGACAAGGCGATTGAATTGCATTCCCAGGTTTTGCAAATGGCGAGCAATCCCATGATTGCGAGCATGTGCGCGACGGCGTGGACGGACATGGGATTCTGCGCGCTCACTGTTGGGAATCTCGATCGCGCGACCGAAATGTTTCAAAAAGGATTGAACTATCCGACGACGATGGGTTTAATGGTCAAGGCGAATCTGTTGCTGGGCAGCGCCTACGTCGCGCTCGCGCGCGAACAATTCGCCGATGCCGCGCAATTGATCGCGGATGCGCGCGAGTACGCCTCGGCGCGCGCGATGCAACACCTGTACCCAGAGATCACGCTTGCCGATGCGCGCGTGAGCGTCGCGCGCGGCGACATACCATACGCGCTCGAGCAATTCACGCAAGCCACAGAACTCGCGCGCGCGATGCAAATGCGTCCCGCACGGTTGCGCGCGCATCTCGGCGCGGCGCACGCGCTCGACGCGTTGAAACGCGTAGAGGAAGCGAATGCCCAGCGTCAAGCCGCGCGCGCGCTGCGCGATGAAATCGCCGC
- a CDS encoding response regulator yields MRHTLNPMNTAINKRRVLIVDDDKRIVDLIVNELNRRDMFDVRAFTTGQAARQAIQNSPFDLVIADWIMPDIDGLTLMREAKNACADCVTILMTAFGSPDVRLPELGFVGHYLDKPFLVDELAQLIGNAFPRQVNVPPLKPTVLKVVLGGDANVGKTSLIQRYCTGMFDPKRAMTIGVDFHTYDIRLDNAPVRLVVWDLGGQERFALTRQAFYRGARAVGLIFDVSNRVSFYNLMRWWRESREFLGNTPAVLLANKTDLPRQIGSEEVNAIAGSWKMPCYESSCSTGQGVPEFFEGLARVAWNHNPKKPGNGAE; encoded by the coding sequence ATGAGACACACACTCAACCCAATGAACACTGCGATCAACAAACGCCGCGTCCTCATCGTGGACGACGATAAACGAATCGTGGACCTCATCGTGAACGAGTTGAACCGGCGCGACATGTTTGACGTTCGCGCATTCACGACGGGGCAAGCCGCGCGACAGGCGATCCAGAACTCGCCGTTCGATCTCGTCATTGCCGATTGGATCATGCCGGACATAGATGGACTGACACTCATGCGCGAAGCGAAAAACGCATGCGCCGATTGCGTCACCATTTTGATGACCGCGTTCGGCTCGCCCGACGTGCGCTTGCCGGAACTAGGTTTCGTCGGGCACTATCTCGACAAGCCATTTCTCGTAGATGAACTGGCGCAGTTGATCGGCAACGCGTTTCCGCGCCAAGTCAACGTACCGCCGCTGAAACCAACCGTGCTCAAGGTCGTGCTCGGCGGCGACGCGAATGTCGGCAAGACGAGTTTGATTCAACGCTACTGCACCGGCATGTTCGACCCGAAACGCGCGATGACCATCGGCGTGGATTTTCACACGTACGACATTCGGCTCGACAACGCGCCTGTCCGGCTCGTGGTGTGGGATCTGGGCGGACAGGAACGATTCGCGCTGACGCGCCAAGCGTTTTATCGCGGTGCGCGCGCCGTGGGCTTGATCTTCGACGTGAGCAATCGCGTATCGTTTTACAACTTGATGCGCTGGTGGCGCGAATCGCGCGAGTTTCTCGGCAATACCCCGGCAGTCTTGCTCGCGAACAAAACCGATCTCCCGCGCCAGATCGGCAGCGAAGAAGTGAACGCGATTGCCGGCTCCTGGAAGATGCCGTGCTACGAATCCTCCTGCTCGACCGGGCAAGGCGTCCCAGAGTTCTTTGAAGGATTGGCGCGCGTCGCATGGAATCACAACCCGAAAAAACCCGGCAACGGCGCCGAGTAA
- a CDS encoding DUF4388 domain-containing protein has product MPLQGSLVEMSLANLIQVNCQEMRSARLQLTYDGRNGEVYFSDGQVVHAVLDDKIGIEAVFEMLAWDNGAFMLDRDAPSPGKTISLNWNELLLQGMMRVPEKTASKAEAEKNKTQATLKQLRAIEGVTGAVISASDGIVLGADIPGSDGEQEAAVAVFVGSAAEQMGETLQMGLLSHGVVTLKDKRLLVLQLPDRFVGLVLSGERTSPAIVTTAAKETLRK; this is encoded by the coding sequence ATGCCATTGCAGGGCAGTCTTGTCGAAATGAGCCTCGCCAATCTGATCCAAGTCAACTGTCAGGAGATGCGTTCTGCACGCCTACAGTTGACCTACGATGGACGGAATGGTGAGGTCTATTTTTCCGATGGTCAAGTCGTCCACGCCGTACTGGACGACAAAATCGGCATCGAAGCGGTCTTTGAAATGCTCGCGTGGGATAACGGCGCGTTCATGCTCGACCGCGATGCCCCCTCTCCTGGGAAAACTATTTCTCTCAATTGGAACGAACTGCTGTTGCAGGGAATGATGCGGGTGCCCGAAAAAACCGCCTCCAAAGCCGAAGCAGAAAAAAACAAGACCCAAGCTACACTCAAACAATTACGCGCGATTGAAGGGGTAACCGGCGCAGTGATCTCCGCTTCGGACGGCATCGTCCTGGGCGCGGACATCCCCGGCAGTGACGGCGAGCAAGAAGCCGCGGTCGCGGTGTTTGTTGGCTCCGCCGCGGAGCAAATGGGCGAGACGTTGCAAATGGGTTTGCTTTCACACGGTGTGGTGACCTTGAAAGACAAACGGCTCCTCGTCCTCCAATTGCCCGATCGCTTTGTGGGGCTGGTCTTGTCCGGCGAACGTACCTCCCCTGCCATTGTCACCACCGCCGCCAAAGAAACCCTTCGCAAATAA
- the gatB gene encoding Asp-tRNA(Asn)/Glu-tRNA(Gln) amidotransferase subunit GatB, which yields MMEYEPVIGLEVHAQLLTQSKMFCACSADYAGAPPNTHVCPVCLGLPGALPFINKLAVEYTILTALAFHCEIPEFAKFDRKNYHYPDLMKGYQISQYDLPLSRNGYVLIDDAGAQKRIGVRRVHLEEDTAKLFHVDNTSLVDVNRSGVPLMEIVSEPDMHSVEEARLYSLKLRQILRYLGVCSGDMEKGAMRFEANISLRPKGATQLSETRVEIKNLNSLHAMVRATEFEIARQAKIMDAGGRVDQETMGWDDARGVTFTQRSKEEAHDYRYFPEPDLPRLEVARDWVAEIQARLPELPDEKLERLTRGLGLSAYDAGVITAEKEIAAYYDAAVAEGKAHGIDAKAIANWVTGELFRQMKETNTEIGAVKIAPAQISELVALINAGTVSTTIAKTVFEEMFVTGRAPQAIVTDKGLAQISDRGAIAAAVAKVIAENPKPVAEYLAGKETIAKWIVGQVMKETKGKGNPTLVNQLVVEKLNGLK from the coding sequence ATCATGGAATACGAACCCGTCATCGGACTAGAAGTCCACGCGCAACTTTTGACGCAATCGAAAATGTTTTGCGCGTGCTCGGCGGATTACGCCGGCGCGCCACCGAACACGCACGTCTGCCCGGTGTGCCTGGGTCTGCCCGGCGCGCTGCCGTTCATCAATAAGCTCGCGGTCGAGTACACGATTCTCACCGCGCTCGCGTTTCACTGCGAGATTCCGGAATTCGCCAAGTTCGACCGCAAGAATTATCATTATCCCGATTTGATGAAGGGCTATCAAATTTCGCAGTACGATCTGCCACTCTCGCGCAACGGCTACGTTTTGATTGACGATGCCGGCGCGCAGAAACGCATCGGCGTGCGACGCGTGCACCTCGAAGAAGACACGGCGAAATTGTTCCACGTGGACAACACGAGTCTCGTGGACGTGAATCGCTCGGGCGTGCCGCTGATGGAAATCGTCAGCGAGCCGGATATGCACTCGGTCGAGGAGGCGCGGCTCTACTCGCTCAAGTTGCGCCAGATTCTGCGCTACCTCGGCGTGTGTTCCGGCGACATGGAAAAAGGCGCGATGCGTTTCGAGGCAAACATTTCGCTGCGTCCGAAAGGCGCGACCCAGCTTTCCGAGACGCGCGTCGAAATCAAGAATCTCAACTCGCTCCATGCGATGGTGCGCGCGACCGAATTTGAAATCGCGCGGCAAGCGAAAATCATGGACGCCGGCGGCAGAGTAGACCAAGAGACGATGGGCTGGGACGATGCGCGTGGCGTGACGTTCACCCAGCGCAGTAAAGAAGAAGCGCACGATTATCGTTATTTCCCGGAACCCGACCTGCCGCGCCTTGAAGTCGCGCGCGATTGGGTCGCGGAAATTCAAGCACGCCTGCCCGAACTACCCGACGAAAAGCTCGAACGATTGACGCGCGGCTTGGGCTTGAGCGCGTATGACGCCGGGGTCATCACCGCCGAGAAAGAAATCGCCGCGTACTACGATGCGGCGGTCGCCGAAGGCAAGGCGCACGGGATTGACGCGAAGGCGATAGCGAACTGGGTCACCGGCGAACTGTTCCGTCAGATGAAAGAGACGAACACCGAAATTGGTGCGGTGAAAATCGCACCCGCGCAAATTTCGGAATTGGTCGCGCTCATCAATGCGGGAACGGTCAGCACGACCATCGCGAAAACGGTGTTCGAAGAGATGTTCGTGACCGGGCGCGCTCCGCAAGCCATCGTCACGGACAAGGGACTCGCGCAGATCAGTGACCGCGGCGCGATTGCGGCGGCAGTCGCCAAAGTGATCGCAGAGAACCCCAAGCCGGTCGCGGAATACCTCGCCGGCAAAGAGACCATCGCCAAATGGATTGTCGGACAGGTGATGAAAGAGACCAAAGGCAAAGGCAATCCCACGCTCGTCAATCAGTTAGTGGTCGAAAAACTGAACGGGCTGAAATGA
- a CDS encoding DUF86 domain-containing protein, which yields MNDIVVNKIQSIQRCIIRARQEYQHDPAGFATNYTAQDAAVLNVLRACEQAIDLANHLIQTHKLGIPNSSAESFDLLARKSVIDAALAEKLKRMVHFRNTVVHQYQQMDIEIVKTVIVSGLNDLIQFGDRVLMFIQGAPS from the coding sequence ATGAACGATATTGTCGTCAACAAAATCCAAAGCATTCAGCGGTGCATCATACGCGCGCGTCAAGAGTACCAGCATGACCCGGCTGGGTTCGCCACCAATTATACCGCGCAAGATGCGGCAGTGCTAAATGTGTTGCGGGCGTGTGAACAGGCGATTGACCTGGCGAATCACCTGATTCAAACGCACAAGCTGGGCATCCCAAATTCCAGCGCGGAAAGCTTCGACCTGCTTGCGCGGAAATCGGTCATTGACGCAGCGCTGGCAGAAAAACTCAAGCGCATGGTGCACTTTCGCAATACCGTAGTTCACCAGTATCAACAAATGGATATAGAGATCGTCAAAACAGTTATCGTGTCCGGCTTGAATGATCTCATTCAATTCGGCGACCGCGTCCTCATGTTTATCCAGGGTGCGCCATCCTGA
- a CDS encoding nucleotidyltransferase domain-containing protein, with protein sequence MGRNISNAKTIPSIILAHYPATQAIYLFGSYATDHARLDSDIDIGLLLPPDQSRRENNLVLSQCRYDLQDALSQDVDLLNARQVSTVFQKEIIGGDRLYCADRYAADEFEMLVLSYYQKLNEERRDILNAFYRTGRAYAV encoded by the coding sequence ATGGGAAGAAATATTAGTAACGCAAAAACCATCCCCTCAATCATCCTGGCGCACTATCCCGCGACGCAAGCGATTTACCTGTTTGGCTCGTATGCCACCGACCATGCCCGGCTTGACAGCGATATAGACATCGGCTTGCTCTTGCCGCCCGATCAATCGCGACGAGAAAATAATCTTGTGTTGAGTCAGTGCCGGTATGACCTGCAAGACGCCTTGTCCCAGGATGTTGATTTGCTCAATGCGCGCCAGGTATCCACCGTGTTTCAAAAAGAGATCATTGGCGGCGACCGCCTCTATTGCGCCGATCGGTACGCGGCGGATGAATTCGAAATGCTGGTCCTTTCCTACTACCAAAAGTTGAACGAAGAGCGCCGGGACATTCTGAACGCGTTTTACAGAACCGGGAGGGCATACGCGGTATGA